In Chitinivibrionales bacterium, one genomic interval encodes:
- a CDS encoding AgmX/PglI C-terminal domain-containing protein — MKLPRTISFFAVVSLCVIICKCSKQSEADDQKHCYDTIPNKVAGLKVEGERTKRNIIKNMVPYVCRIKEIYAEAQKGNPDLKGMIELRFVVEFQGEVTTIEIQRKTIEDEQFISEFMKVIRSLEFDYFGSHNSETEVVYPIKLGK, encoded by the coding sequence ATGAAATTACCACGCACTATCTCATTTTTTGCAGTCGTTTCGTTGTGTGTTATTATTTGTAAATGCTCAAAGCAAAGTGAAGCCGACGATCAAAAACATTGTTACGATACTATCCCGAACAAAGTGGCCGGATTGAAAGTTGAAGGCGAGCGGACAAAAAGAAATATCATCAAAAATATGGTCCCCTATGTCTGCCGGATAAAAGAAATCTACGCAGAGGCACAAAAAGGAAATCCCGACCTTAAAGGAATGATCGAACTCAGATTTGTTGTTGAATTTCAGGGCGAAGTCACCACAATCGAAATTCAGAGAAAAACCATCGAAGACGAACAGTTCATTTCCGAGTTTATGAAAGTAATCCGCAGTCTCGAATTCGATTATTTCGGTTCCCATAACAGCGAAACCGAAGTTGTCTATCCGATTAAACTTGGAAAATGA